A segment of the Desulfitobacterium dehalogenans ATCC 51507 genome:
TGGTTTTATGGATTTTTGTGCTATTTGCAGGAATAGTATTGTTACACTTACCTATAGTAAAAGATATATTGACTGGGTGAGGGAAAGGCTCCCCTTGCCCGATGAGAAGATAAAGTTAACGGAAAGGAGCGGGGGAATCGGCCTCGTTACACTTTCCGTACTCAGTTTATTAAAATTGCTTTTAATGGGATAACTCTGTATGCTTAAAACAGGTGGAGAAGAATTAAGTATAATCAGCACCGGAGGAGTTACTGAAGCATAGTTGTTATTGTTTTAAAGAGGAAATGATTATGGCAGCAAAAAGAAATCGATGGACTTACCTTATCTTTGTTGGAGTAACAATAATACTTGGCTTAAGCAGCCGGCAGTTTTCGGGGTATTTGCCCTATACAATCAATCTTTACTTGGGAGATGCCTTATGGGCACTTATGGTTTTCTTTATGTTTTGCTTTATTTTCAGGTTGAAAGGAACCGGCTGGCTTGCTGCAGTAGCTTTGCTTTTCACCTTTGGAATTGAAATCAGTCAGCTTTATCATGCTCCCTGGATTGATGCTATAAGGCAAACCCGGCTGGGTGGTTTGGTGCTAGGGTATGGCTTTTTGTGGAGGGATTTAGTAGCCTATACCATCGGAGTAGCGGTGGGAGCAGTTATAGATAGGTTGATAAACTCTTACCTACCTTGACATATACGTATACATACTTAAAGTATGTATATAAAGATGGAGTACTACTATGGCACGGAATAAATATCCTGAAGTAACGATAAACCGCATTCTCGATACATCCATGAAATTATTTATGTCCAAAGGATATGAGCATACGACGATACAGGATATCATCGATGAATTGGGAGATTTGAGTAAAGGCGCTATTTATCATCACTTCAAGTCAAAAGAAGAAATTATGGATGCGGTGAATAAAAGATTAGCTGAGCAGGGGATAGCGGATATAAAAACAGTTGCTCACGATACCGGCATATCCGGGTTGGATAAACTTTGTAAGATGCTTATGTTTTCTATACAATCGGCCCAACACGAGGCTCTCGATCAGACCGTACCGCCGTTTCTTAGAAATCCTCAATTATTGGCTCTTCATATGCGAGATACTATGGGCTCTGCAGCCGACCTGCTTACAGGTGTTATTGAGGAAGGTATTAGAGATGGATCCATTCATACAGCTCAACCCCGTCGGCTTGCCCAGATGATTCTCTTATTTTTTAACGTTTGGTTTAACCCGTGGATGTATTCTTGGACTCCCAATGAGTTAAAGGACATAATTTTCTTTGCAAGAAATGTATTTGAAGAAATAGGGGTCCCTATATTTACGGAAGAGGTTCTTCAATCCATTAACGAACTCCATTCGCTTTCCCAAAAACAGAAATAGCTATTCTTTACAGGTGGATGTAGAGAATAGCTATTATTTTAAAAAGATACATACCAAACGTCGGTATATTTTAGAAATAGGAGATGTGAGTATGAGTATCAATTCAACCAATACAAAACAGCCATGGAAGAGAAGCTTTTTTACGATAACTATCGGTCAAACAATTTCTATAGTTGGAAGTTCAGCGGTACAGTTTACGTTTTATCTAACAGGTATCGCGTTTTTTATCATTACAAGCATTAGCCTTCTTTTGGTTGTGAGGTGCTCATAAAGCCTTTCCTACAAACACTTTCATAATCTCCGGCTCAAACTGGGTCAATGACGCTACAGCTCCGCTATGGCTTCCACTTTAGTCTTTGTCTTCTCCCGGTCCTAATACCGTTTTATGAGTAAGATATACGTTAGAAATAAAATAAAGGTTTGGAAATGTGCTCAATAAAATGTTACACTTATTAGATAATCAATCAGGAGATATTGAGGAGAAGTGCGGATATGAATTTGTGGAAAAGGCTTGTGTATTTATTTTTAGGCACTTTTTTACTATCCTTCGGAATTGTTATGACCATGAAAGCCAATTTAGGTTATGCCCCCTGGGATGTGTTCCATCGGGGGACTGCCGATACTGTCGGCATCACAATTGGAAATGTTTCTATAGTGGCCAGTTTGGTGATCTCTATCATAGTCGTTTTGCTTGGAGAGAAGTTGGGTATTGGCACTATCTTTAATATATTTGCTATCGGAATTTATATTGACTTACTGTTACCCTTAAAACTAATCCCTGAGATGCAGAGTTTTATTCCAGGGATGATTATGCTCATCCTTGGATTATTCCTTTGCGCCTTTAGCTCCTATCTCTATATTGCCTCTGGTTTTGGAGCAGGCCCAAGGGATAGTCTAATGGTGGCTTTAGAGAGAAAGACTAAATTATCGATAGGGCTTTGCCGTGGGATTATTGAAGTAACGGTATGTTTGATCGGCTGGATTTTGGGCGGACCCGTAGGAATTGGTACAGTTATTTCTGCATTTGGAATAGGGATCTGCGTACAAACGGTCTTTGCTTGGGTGAAATTTGATGCGACTTCGGTCAAACATGAGACCATTGATGAGACCGTTAAGAATCTGAAGGGGTTTTATAAGAAATCCGTTGGAGAAGATGCCTAAAGCATCTGCTTTAAAGCTTGTTCTAAATCTCCAATGAGATCCTCGGCGGCTTCGATACCTAGGGATAACCGGAGAAGACAATCGTCCACCCCAAGCCTTGCCCTTACTTCGTGAGGAATATCAGCATGGGTTTGGGTAGCGGGATAAGTGATTAGAGATTCTACACCACCAAGGCTCTCTGCATAGGAAATAATCTTGAGAGATTTTAATATTTCGGGGATTAAGCTGGGACTTTTTACTCGGAAAGATAGCATAGCACCAAAGCCTCGGGCTTGTTCAAGCTGAGTTGCATATCCGGGATGATGCTCAAGTCCGGGATAATAGACCTCGGTGACAAGGGGATGCATCTCCAGCCATTGTGCAATCTGGAGGGCATTTTCTTCTTGTGCTCTCATGCGCAGGGCCAAGGTTTTCAAACCCCGGATAATTAGCCAGGAATCTTGGGGGCCTAATGTAGCGCCGAGAGAGTTCTGCAAACGTCCAAAGCGAGCTGCAAGCTCTTCTCCTTGAACCACTACGAGGCCCGCCACGACATCATTATGACCACCGAGATATTTGGTGCCACTATGAATAACAATGTCTGCACCCAGGTTCAGTGGTTTTTGCAAATAGGGTGTAAGAAAAGTATTGTCCACTATATTTAAGAGACCGTGCATCTGGCACAAGGAAGCGATCCCCTTAAGGTCGGCAACCTTCATTAGAGGGTTGGTCGGTGTTTCGGTGAAGATGGCTTTTGTGTCGGGGCGGATCTCTTTTTCTATGGCCCTGAGATTGCTGGAATCCACAAAGGTCACTTGAAGACCAAAGCGGTTGAAGACTTCCTTAAGGATGCGATAGGTTCCCCCATAAAGATCTTCTGTAACAAGGAGATGATCTCCTTGAGAAAATAAGGAGAGAATAGTGGTGATGGCGCCCATGCCTGAAGAAAAAGCAAACCCTTTGGTACCTTCTTCTATGCTTGCCATAGCGTCTTCCAGAATTTGGCGGGTAGGGTTGCCGGTTCGTGAGTAATCAAAGCCTGTGCTTTCACCGAAGCCAGGGTGAGCAAAGGTGGATGAATGGTAAATTGGAAAGCTAATCGCTCCATTGGGATCTCGGCGGTTGCCGATCTGAGCCAGTTCGGTTAAAATATTCATTCTCATTCCTCCTCTTTAGACACTTGAGCAATCAATAAAGTTGTTGTGCGTAAACAAAAACGACCTCGAAAGAGGTCGTGAATTGTTTCCACGTCCTCTTATCTTCGAACCTAATAGTTCTCTGGATTTAGCACCTCACATATGCAGGTTGCCGGGCTTCATTGGGCCAGTCCCTCCGCCACTCTCGATAAGAGCTTTGACATAAGTCCATATTTAATTCGTTTTAGCTTAATAAGATATTTAGATAATACTATACTATTCCTATGGGCTTTGCAAGTGAATTTTTCGTGTTCTAGTGTACTTCGTTCTGAAAAGAGGAAAATCCTAGCTTTTTGAGAATATCTTAGTTAAGCGGAGCTAAAATTCAGTTCCATGTGTGCAAGCATTAGAGAGTACCCTAACCGAGAGAAAATTCATGACTGTGTAAAGGAGTAAGGTATGAAAAAGAGGGGAGAGTCATAACAATGGAGGCAATCCTTGTATATCCAATATTACTTTTCATTATTATCTTTCTTGCTGTAAGGCTGGCTATACAGCCATTGATCCAAAGCTCCAATGATGTTGCGGTTAATGAGGAAGGTGAGTTAAGCCTGGTCAGGTTGCGGGATATCGGGGTGCTGGATAATAATGAATTAGAAGAGGTTATACAGTTTTACAATCA
Coding sequences within it:
- a CDS encoding DUF2809 domain-containing protein; its protein translation is MAAKRNRWTYLIFVGVTIILGLSSRQFSGYLPYTINLYLGDALWALMVFFMFCFIFRLKGTGWLAAVALLFTFGIEISQLYHAPWIDAIRQTRLGGLVLGYGFLWRDLVAYTIGVAVGAVIDRLINSYLP
- a CDS encoding TetR/AcrR family transcriptional regulator, which translates into the protein MARNKYPEVTINRILDTSMKLFMSKGYEHTTIQDIIDELGDLSKGAIYHHFKSKEEIMDAVNKRLAEQGIADIKTVAHDTGISGLDKLCKMLMFSIQSAQHEALDQTVPPFLRNPQLLALHMRDTMGSAADLLTGVIEEGIRDGSIHTAQPRRLAQMILLFFNVWFNPWMYSWTPNELKDIIFFARNVFEEIGVPIFTEEVLQSINELHSLSQKQK
- a CDS encoding YczE/YyaS/YitT family protein; the protein is MNLWKRLVYLFLGTFLLSFGIVMTMKANLGYAPWDVFHRGTADTVGITIGNVSIVASLVISIIVVLLGEKLGIGTIFNIFAIGIYIDLLLPLKLIPEMQSFIPGMIMLILGLFLCAFSSYLYIASGFGAGPRDSLMVALERKTKLSIGLCRGIIEVTVCLIGWILGGPVGIGTVISAFGIGICVQTVFAWVKFDATSVKHETIDETVKNLKGFYKKSVGEDA
- a CDS encoding trans-sulfuration enzyme family protein — its product is MRMNILTELAQIGNRRDPNGAISFPIYHSSTFAHPGFGESTGFDYSRTGNPTRQILEDAMASIEEGTKGFAFSSGMGAITTILSLFSQGDHLLVTEDLYGGTYRILKEVFNRFGLQVTFVDSSNLRAIEKEIRPDTKAIFTETPTNPLMKVADLKGIASLCQMHGLLNIVDNTFLTPYLQKPLNLGADIVIHSGTKYLGGHNDVVAGLVVVQGEELAARFGRLQNSLGATLGPQDSWLIIRGLKTLALRMRAQEENALQIAQWLEMHPLVTEVYYPGLEHHPGYATQLEQARGFGAMLSFRVKSPSLIPEILKSLKIISYAESLGGVESLITYPATQTHADIPHEVRARLGVDDCLLRLSLGIEAAEDLIGDLEQALKQML